Proteins co-encoded in one Arachis hypogaea cultivar Tifrunner chromosome 13, arahy.Tifrunner.gnm2.J5K5, whole genome shotgun sequence genomic window:
- the LOC140177613 gene encoding E3 ubiquitin-protein ligase RSL1-like: MGNKVGTPCMCIPIKRMKRKETRVAANFPSISDLSLDNFLDAIEEQTPTHLDVPSFLCQICFESKPLNQSFDLEGCTHFYCTRCVAQYIVAKLKDNVFNVVCPEPTCSGILNPNHYKSILPSNVFEWWERVLSESAIPENVKFYCPFSDCSALLINNNDDGKSRMLGSDCPHCKRSICVKCQAPWHTELSCEKFQKKNNKSNDLMLDLAKRRKWKQCPNCKRYVEKTDGCNDITCRSVSFFFPSYI; the protein is encoded by the coding sequence ATGGGCAACAAGGTTGGAACGCCATGCATGTGCATTCCCataaaaagaatgaaaagaaaggAAACAAGAGTTGCTGCTAATTTTCCTTCCATCAGTGATTTGAGCCTTGACAATTTTCTGGACGCCATTGAAGAACAAACTCCTACTCATCTTGACGTCCCATCTTTTCTTTGCCAAATCTGCTTTGAATCGAAGCCTCTAAACCAGTCCTTCGACTTGGAGGGTTGCACGCACTTCTACTGCACAAGATGCGTAGCCCAATACATCGTGGCGAAGCTCAAAGACAATGTGTTCAATGTCGTGTGCCCTGAGCCAACATGCTCTGGAATCTTGAACCCTAACCACTACAAATCAATTCTACCGAGCAATGTTTTCGAATGGTGGGAGCGCGTTCTAAGCGAATCGGCGATCCCTGAAAATGTCAAATTCTATTGTCCTTTCAGTGATTGCTCTGCCTTGTTAATCAACAACAATGATGATGGAAAAAGTAGGATGCTGGGATCGGATTGTCCTCATTGCAAGAGAAGCATTTGTGTCAAGTGTCAAGCACCTTGGCATACAGAATTGAGCTGTGAGAAATTTCAGAAAAAGAATAACAAAAGCAATGATCTGATGCTGGATTTAGCCAAGAGAAGGAAGTGGAAACAGTGCCCTAATTGCAAACGCTACGTTGAGAAGACAGATGGCTGCAATGATATAACATGCAGGTCCGTTTCCTTTTTTTTCCCTTCTTATATATAA